Proteins co-encoded in one Oreochromis aureus strain Israel breed Guangdong linkage group 3, ZZ_aureus, whole genome shotgun sequence genomic window:
- the LOC120433099 gene encoding uncharacterized protein LOC120433099, with amino-acid sequence MLSLRVKSYMYMMEVTSLVVMLSTLTITPNRLQFFQYDKIELKCVANSTGWKVKRNTGSKTEECMFGWGTPSESSCVIEDAYPKDTGVYWCESKKKESSNNITITVIAHGVILESPIEPVMEGNTVIIRCSHRGEDEYNSKSEFSAAFYKDGVFMGKGDSGTMTFPAVSKSDEGFYKCKHPSKGESSQSFLAVRVELKKVNPTTLPPSPHPPPPIIPWARVISSVLLFILYNCVLVLCIYTYRKWARNRRKRKASVGESQP; translated from the exons ATGTTAAGCTTAAGAGTCAAATCATACATGTACATGATGGAAGTCACATCACTTGTCGTCATGCTCT cTACACTCACCATCACCCCCAACAGACTGCAGTtcttccagtatgacaaaattgAACTGAAGTGTGTGGCAAACTCCACTGGCTGGAAAGTGAAGAGAAACACTGGCTCAAAGACTGAGGAATGCATGTTTGGCTGGGGAACCCCGAGTGAGTCATCCTGCGTCATTGAGGATGCCTACCCAAAAGATACTGGAGTGTACTGGTGTGAATCTAAAAAGAAGGAGTCCAGCAATAACATCACCATCACAGTGATTG CTCATGGTGTGATCTTGGAGAGCCCCATAGAACCAGTGATGGAGGGCAACACAGTGATAATTCGCTGCTCCCACAGGGGAGAAGATGAGTACAATTCAAAGTCAGAATTTTCAGCTGCATTCTACAAAGATGGTGTTTTCATGGGGAAAGGCGATTCAGGGACAATGACCTTTCCAGCTGTGTCCAAGTCGGACGAAGGCTTCTATAAGTGTAAACACCCGTCAAAAGGAGAGTCGAGTCAGAGCTTCCTCGCAGTAAGAG TGGAACTCAAGAAGGTAAATCCTACCACCCTGCCTCcttctcctcatcctcctcctcctatcATACCCTGGGCCAGAGTGATTTCTAGTGTCCTTCTCTTCATCCTCTACAACTGTGTTCTTGTATTGTGTATCTACACCTACCGGAAGTGGGCTCGAA ACAGACGTAAAAGGAAAGCTTCTGTTGGTGAGTCGCAGCCATGA